A region of Paenimyroides aestuarii DNA encodes the following proteins:
- a CDS encoding LysE family translocator — MDNFLTGISLGFFLSFMIGPVFFILIETSITKGFKAALTFDAGVIIADICFILIAYFSSFQLINRIKDDPALFLFGGMIMITYGIISFVRLQKLKKAEIHIEATNYKNNYFSLFAKGFLLNFINVGVLGFWLAIIITIGPQLEMNHGKMINFFAFVIGAYLLTDIFKMLLAKQLKNKLTPKNILKVKKISCIILIVFGTVIMSKSFIKNEPDFIKNNIPIATP, encoded by the coding sequence CTCAGTTTCATGATTGGGCCTGTTTTTTTTATTTTGATTGAAACCAGCATCACCAAAGGATTTAAAGCGGCGCTAACGTTTGATGCCGGCGTGATTATTGCCGATATTTGTTTTATTTTAATCGCTTATTTCAGTAGTTTTCAGTTAATTAACCGAATAAAAGACGATCCGGCACTTTTTCTTTTCGGTGGAATGATTATGATTACTTATGGAATAATCTCTTTTGTTCGATTGCAAAAATTAAAAAAAGCCGAAATTCATATCGAAGCTACTAACTACAAAAACAATTACTTTTCGTTGTTTGCAAAAGGGTTTTTATTGAATTTCATAAACGTTGGTGTGTTGGGCTTTTGGTTGGCAATTATTATCACCATTGGACCGCAATTGGAAATGAACCATGGAAAAATGATTAATTTCTTTGCTTTTGTAATTGGTGCATATTTACTTACAGACATATTTAAAATGCTTTTAGCCAAACAGTTAAAAAACAAACTAACCCCAAAAAACATTTTAAAAGTTAAAAAAATCAGTTGTATTATTTTAATTGTTTTCGGAACAGTCATCATGTCTAAATCGTTCATAAAAAACGAACCCGATTTTATTAAAAACAACATTCCTATCGCTACTCCTTAA
- a CDS encoding helix-turn-helix transcriptional regulator: MFLKKLDNLFPQLDNLFPQLDNLFPFWIIFLLPFCSLGQTTADSYKNLWEVIQNDSTSNEKKIDYLEVYYQKARNENNRLEQYRALNKKTYLVSFAEATILLHQMHPLVQKINNDSIKGDYLNLSTVFYYKQRDFKNALYYAIESEAFNEEINNLYNLNAVRIDIGNIYNHTRHYAKAVTYFTQAKDYYQTKKEYNHQRSYVLTLYCLGKTYWQLKDINKLSATIQESEQAIQLLKPKHQQLENAYLEYVKGGLAFLQKNNVVANEHFTNALTVIKQNGDFTNEHVIYLYLGKMLWEQNQKAEAMVYFTKIDTLFQEKNFLNYELRETYDYLIAYYNETNQPQLQLNATNSLTVLNQQFEKEQQSITSVLHQDLENKKISSQWKKLVNKYNLWISVLGGVLILIAVYLFWKRRNRKKQQPNESPMPAKEREAMTAEDIVEVDDKALPEQQFVEAIEKEAAAANSEATHPIEEIPVFDEATPEITEAPPIAKPPIVLSPTEQRLLEGLERFEKEKGFLKAINLDGLAKELNTTRSTLSPLLNGHKSGFNAYINSLRIQQAITDLKVDKELRKKTVKELSVIYGNLHPKTFASLFKVISGKTPALFIENLDKEEELAFVM, from the coding sequence ATGTTTTTAAAAAAATTGGACAATTTATTCCCTCAATTGGATAATTTATTCCCTCAATTGGATAATTTATTCCCTTTCTGGATTATTTTTCTGTTGCCGTTTTGCTCATTGGGGCAAACAACCGCCGATTCCTATAAAAATCTTTGGGAAGTAATTCAAAACGATAGCACTTCCAACGAAAAAAAAATAGATTATTTAGAGGTGTATTATCAAAAAGCCCGAAATGAAAACAACCGTTTAGAACAATACCGTGCATTAAATAAAAAGACGTATTTGGTTTCGTTTGCCGAAGCCACTATATTGTTGCACCAAATGCACCCTCTGGTGCAAAAAATAAACAACGACAGCATTAAAGGAGATTATTTAAATTTAAGTACGGTGTTTTACTATAAACAACGCGATTTTAAAAATGCGTTGTACTATGCCATAGAGTCGGAAGCTTTTAACGAAGAAATAAATAATTTGTATAATTTGAATGCGGTGCGTATAGATATTGGAAATATTTATAACCATACACGACATTACGCCAAAGCGGTTACTTATTTTACACAAGCAAAAGACTATTACCAAACTAAAAAAGAGTACAATCATCAAAGAAGTTACGTTCTTACCTTATATTGTTTAGGTAAAACCTATTGGCAATTAAAAGATATAAACAAACTAAGTGCTACAATACAAGAAAGTGAACAAGCTATTCAACTTTTAAAACCGAAACACCAACAATTAGAAAACGCTTATTTAGAATATGTAAAAGGCGGTTTGGCTTTTTTGCAGAAAAATAATGTGGTTGCCAATGAGCATTTTACAAACGCACTAACCGTTATTAAACAAAACGGCGATTTTACCAACGAACACGTTATATATTTGTATTTGGGAAAAATGTTGTGGGAACAAAACCAGAAAGCAGAAGCCATGGTGTATTTCACAAAAATAGATACCCTTTTTCAGGAGAAAAACTTTTTAAACTATGAGTTGCGTGAAACGTATGATTATTTAATTGCCTATTACAATGAAACCAATCAACCGCAGTTGCAATTAAATGCTACAAATAGCCTTACGGTTTTAAACCAACAGTTTGAAAAAGAACAGCAAAGCATTACAAGTGTTTTACACCAAGATTTAGAAAACAAAAAAATAAGCTCGCAATGGAAAAAGCTTGTAAATAAATATAATTTATGGATCAGTGTTTTAGGTGGTGTTTTAATACTAATCGCTGTTTATTTGTTTTGGAAAAGAAGAAATAGAAAAAAACAGCAACCAAATGAAAGCCCAATGCCCGCAAAAGAGCGTGAAGCAATGACTGCTGAAGATATTGTGGAAGTTGATGACAAGGCACTGCCCGAGCAACAATTTGTTGAAGCAATAGAAAAAGAAGCAGCTGCTGCCAATAGCGAAGCCACACATCCAATAGAAGAAATACCAGTTTTCGATGAAGCTACACCAGAAATAACCGAAGCACCACCAATCGCAAAACCACCTATTGTTTTATCGCCAACCGAGCAGCGATTGCTAGAAGGCTTAGAGCGTTTTGAAAAGGAAAAAGGTTTTTTAAAAGCAATAAATTTAGACGGCTTGGCGAAAGAACTGAACACCACCCGCAGCACGCTTTCGCCTCTTTTAAATGGGCATAAAAGCGGTTTTAATGCTTATATAAACAGCTTGCGCATACAACAAGCAATTACCGATTTAAAAGTAGATAAAGAACTACGAAAAAAAACGGTTAAAGAACTGTCGGTTATCTATGGTAATTTGCACCCCAAAACATTTGCCAGTTTGTTTAAGGTAATTTCAGGTAAAACGCCTGCTTTGTTTATTGAAAATTTGGATAAAGAAGAGGAATTGGCATTTGTTATGTAA
- a CDS encoding CPBP family glutamic-type intramembrane protease codes for MVKFTLIDLWIFLKKPNDKQIQLGIREKVYFIFILFTIKIIVVFFFILPILYQINKLLNIADNNTIDIESYSTLRTFFGYVLIVPFIEEVIFRYFLRYKGIITSLTSQQKWQKNFPWIVYFSIILFAYIHIGNYTNNNLLFYILSPLIVSSQLIMGILVTFIRVRLSFFWGILYHSMWNFLILSIPESILS; via the coding sequence ATGGTAAAATTCACATTAATAGATTTATGGATATTTTTAAAAAAACCTAATGACAAACAAATTCAACTGGGTATAAGAGAAAAGGTTTATTTTATATTCATTTTATTTACTATTAAAATCATTGTTGTATTTTTTTTTATTTTGCCTATCTTATATCAAATTAATAAATTGCTAAATATAGCAGATAATAATACAATTGATATCGAGTCATACTCCACACTAAGAACATTTTTTGGATATGTTCTAATTGTGCCTTTTATTGAAGAAGTAATCTTTAGATATTTTTTACGTTACAAAGGAATTATTACTTCATTAACTAGTCAACAAAAATGGCAAAAAAACTTTCCCTGGATAGTATATTTTTCTATTATCTTATTTGCTTATATACACATTGGTAATTACACAAACAATAATCTGTTATTTTACATTCTTTCCCCATTAATAGTATCTTCTCAATTAATAATGGGTATATTGGTTACTTTTATAAGAGTTCGATTGAGCTTTTTTTGGGGAATATTGTATCACAGTATGTGGAATTTTTTAATTTTATCAATTCCAGAAAGTATTTTGTCTTAG
- a CDS encoding VCBS domain-containing protein produces MKKSVAKLCLAGILFFGAISCSSNDDNHVHQESQLEKFKGTWTGTFTGEDEGTWNATIDETGKATGKLFSGNLTFDLIGQVDKEGEINATYTSGSTQVGTMEGMMNESTAAGKWESQLDDIEGTWTGTKN; encoded by the coding sequence ATGAAAAAAAGTGTAGCAAAATTATGCCTTGCAGGTATTTTATTTTTTGGAGCTATTTCGTGCAGCTCAAATGACGACAATCATGTGCATCAGGAAAGCCAATTAGAAAAATTTAAAGGAACATGGACCGGAACATTCACGGGGGAAGACGAAGGTACTTGGAATGCAACTATCGACGAAACCGGAAAAGCAACCGGAAAGTTATTTTCAGGTAACCTTACTTTTGATTTAATCGGGCAGGTGGATAAAGAAGGAGAAATAAATGCAACATATACCAGCGGTAGCACCCAAGTGGGAACTATGGAAGGCATGATGAATGAATCAACTGCAGCGGGTAAATGGGAAAGTCAATTAGATGATATAGAAGGCACCTGGACAGGTACTAAAAACTAA
- a CDS encoding DUF4369 domain-containing protein, translating into MKKLTTLALLLTATLQGFAGEIKITANLTGFTDTAVVYLLSGQTPIAYQTLTQGKVELTAEVSETPDTYAIYVVENNQPYYTMLFVANETIEINANKNDFPYAVKVTGSKHHAIKAKLDELQMPIHKKGEALKQEITALQQTTEWQKPEIQEKYVGSHGLANQLTKELKQVEADFILNNFNNAYTWTLLPYNTTAFDKTFYQAVYDKMTTEQKQTPLGKQYLLASQSQRLTKGDTYIDINLLDKDLKTVKLSDYFNKDKEYVLVDLSSVSCPDSNKAFYITKTFADRISEKLQVVSVLQSNDAETYSHFGKLSTDNWSMLYAEDFTRTDTYIQYQENVTPTFLLFNRNGKLIDRWVGSAVHQQKLEKYLGK; encoded by the coding sequence ATGAAAAAATTAACAACATTAGCATTATTGCTAACTGCAACCCTACAAGGCTTTGCAGGCGAAATAAAAATAACAGCAAACCTTACAGGCTTTACAGATACTGCTGTAGTATATTTACTTAGTGGGCAAACACCTATTGCCTACCAAACATTGACACAAGGCAAAGTAGAACTTACAGCCGAAGTTTCCGAAACTCCTGATACATATGCTATATATGTAGTAGAAAACAATCAACCATATTACACCATGTTATTTGTAGCTAATGAGACCATAGAAATAAACGCAAATAAGAATGATTTTCCCTATGCCGTAAAAGTAACTGGTTCTAAACATCATGCTATAAAAGCAAAATTAGACGAGCTGCAAATGCCAATTCACAAAAAAGGAGAAGCTTTAAAACAGGAAATAACTGCTTTACAACAAACTACCGAATGGCAAAAGCCCGAAATACAAGAAAAATATGTTGGTTCTCATGGGTTGGCAAACCAACTTACAAAAGAGTTAAAACAAGTAGAAGCTGATTTTATTTTAAATAACTTTAATAACGCCTATACGTGGACATTACTGCCTTACAACACCACTGCTTTCGATAAAACATTTTACCAAGCAGTCTATGATAAAATGACTACCGAACAAAAACAAACCCCATTAGGCAAACAATATTTATTAGCATCACAAAGCCAGCGCTTAACAAAAGGAGATACCTATATTGATATTAATTTGTTAGACAAAGATTTAAAAACAGTAAAATTAAGCGATTATTTTAATAAAGATAAAGAATATGTTTTGGTTGATTTGTCATCGGTAAGCTGTCCTGATAGTAATAAAGCTTTCTATATTACTAAAACCTTTGCGGATAGAATAAGTGAAAAACTACAAGTAGTGAGTGTATTGCAAAGTAACGATGCAGAAACTTACAGTCATTTTGGTAAATTAAGTACTGATAATTGGTCAATGCTTTATGCAGAAGATTTCACAAGAACCGATACTTATATTCAATACCAAGAAAATGTTACTCCCACTTTTTTATTATTCAATAGAAACGGTAAATTAATTGATCGTTGGGTTGGTAGTGCTGTTCATCAGCAAAAGTTAGAAAAGTATTTGGGTAAATAA
- a CDS encoding amino acid permease: protein MGMFSKKSIALLTAEANEQGEGTLKKTLGSWGLVALGVGAIIGAGLFSLTGIAAADNAGPAVAISFVIAALGCAFAGLCYAEFASMLPVAGSAYTYSYATMGEFIAWIIGWDLVLEYALASATVAVSWSQYFNELLKIFHLELPMQFLKGPFEGGMINVPAIVIVCLLSLLLMRGTQESARVNNILVILKVSVVIIFIALGWQFIDPANHQPFIPTNVGEEMVKSGQLSFSEFLSSEYFGQYGWSGIMRAAGVVFFAFIGFDAVSTAAQEAKNPKKGMPFGIIGSLVICTLLYVLFAYVLTGLENYLLFKNDAKPVATAFAKTGYHFLNTALIVTIIAGYTSVILVMLLGQSRVFYSMSKDGLLPKMFSELSKRQTPWKTNLIFMVFVSIFAGFVPVSDLGHMVSIGTLFAFTLVCIGILVLRKTQPNIERPFKTPFVPVVPILGIIVCLVMMASLPIESWERLAIWLGLGLIIYFAYSKKHSKLNSSST, encoded by the coding sequence ATGGGAATGTTTTCAAAAAAATCAATTGCATTATTAACCGCAGAAGCCAACGAACAAGGCGAAGGAACGCTGAAAAAAACTTTAGGTTCTTGGGGGTTGGTGGCATTGGGCGTGGGTGCTATTATTGGTGCCGGTTTGTTTTCTTTAACGGGGATTGCCGCTGCCGATAATGCCGGTCCTGCCGTTGCTATTTCATTTGTTATTGCTGCTTTAGGTTGTGCATTTGCAGGCTTGTGTTATGCCGAGTTTGCATCGATGTTGCCAGTGGCGGGTAGTGCATACACCTATTCATATGCCACAATGGGCGAGTTCATTGCTTGGATTATTGGCTGGGATTTGGTGTTGGAATATGCCTTGGCAAGTGCCACCGTTGCTGTGAGCTGGTCGCAATATTTTAATGAATTGCTCAAAATATTTCATTTAGAATTGCCCATGCAGTTTCTCAAAGGACCTTTTGAAGGCGGAATGATCAATGTACCTGCTATAGTAATTGTGTGTTTGCTATCGCTTTTGCTTATGCGTGGAACGCAAGAATCGGCAAGGGTAAACAATATTTTAGTTATCTTAAAAGTATCTGTGGTTATTATTTTTATCGCATTGGGTTGGCAATTTATAGATCCAGCCAATCACCAACCTTTCATTCCTACAAATGTGGGCGAAGAAATGGTTAAAAGCGGGCAACTTTCGTTTTCGGAATTTTTGTCGAGCGAATATTTTGGGCAATACGGCTGGAGTGGTATCATGCGTGCAGCAGGTGTAGTGTTTTTTGCTTTTATTGGATTTGATGCTGTAAGTACTGCGGCGCAAGAAGCTAAAAATCCTAAAAAAGGAATGCCATTTGGAATCATTGGTTCTTTGGTAATTTGTACGTTGTTATACGTTTTGTTTGCGTATGTTTTAACAGGTTTAGAGAACTATTTACTATTTAAAAACGATGCAAAACCCGTAGCAACAGCTTTTGCAAAAACGGGGTATCACTTTTTAAACACTGCATTAATTGTAACCATTATTGCCGGATACACATCGGTGATTTTAGTAATGTTGTTAGGACAAAGCCGCGTGTTTTATTCAATGAGTAAAGACGGTTTATTGCCAAAAATGTTTTCAGAATTATCAAAAAGACAAACTCCTTGGAAAACCAATTTAATTTTTATGGTATTTGTAAGCATTTTTGCAGGTTTTGTACCCGTTTCCGATTTAGGCCACATGGTAAGTATCGGAACCTTGTTTGCATTTACTTTGGTTTGTATTGGAATTTTGGTTCTGCGCAAAACTCAACCCAATATTGAACGTCCTTTCAAAACACCATTTGTGCCCGTAGTGCCTATTTTAGGAATTATTGTGTGTTTGGTAATGATGGCTTCGTTGCCTATTGAAAGCTGGGAACGTTTAGCCATTTGGTTAGGCTTAGGGCTAATCATCTATTTTGCATACAGTAAAAAACACAGTAAACTGAATAGCAGTAGCACCTAA